The proteins below come from a single Acidobacteriota bacterium genomic window:
- a CDS encoding carboxypeptidase regulatory-like domain-containing protein, with amino-acid sequence MPRKKKHLCWLAVMLSLPATLLAQTPPATPATASPTGTASLAGQIKMGEKGIAGALVSLTNVAANQVAGGQRNQPFAGGLAAQPTAGGAATTDTEGRFQINNLAAGTFRVLVTAPGYVLANSEMTMQLADGQAVQNLNLSLAKGGVITGKVLHGTRPVIGEPVTLTPVDATGQSVQMRLPNGISFRTDDRGIYRLFGLPAGRYLLSVGRGEGGFGGGGGRGGPNGGGSNSGNAWQRTYYPDALEAATASAVSVEPGQELTGIDIRMAARNTYAIVGRVVDAETGNPLAGVLLGHSKMANPRANRPNPNNQNGPNQPNQPTQQGNRANQQVVVEELTDAPSNEAGEFRIAGLTAGSFTVYATRDRATGASEFYSDPVPVEISSSDVTGVEIKLLRGASITGVVAFENANESKVQANLPNLLVRASSRSSGRGGGGGGLSNDAAAQLGPDGIFRLSGLVPGLVTLTLVDRATPGLTILRIERDGADLQAGLRVEAGEQVAGVRLIATYGNSSIRGMVQVTGGVLPPQLRLSVSARRVDASASVRDRGGRNAPVDASGRFQLDQLVAGTYELTLQGAGLGRNTITPVTVTVSSSGVQSVIFPLDLKTLTAPPTRGNANGSDRQPRGIRQ; translated from the coding sequence AATGTGGCGGCGAATCAAGTGGCGGGCGGGCAGCGCAATCAGCCTTTCGCTGGCGGACTGGCCGCGCAGCCAACTGCGGGCGGTGCGGCGACGACCGATACTGAGGGGCGCTTTCAAATCAACAACCTTGCCGCCGGTACGTTTCGCGTGCTGGTGACCGCGCCGGGCTACGTGCTGGCGAATAGCGAAATGACCATGCAGCTTGCCGATGGGCAGGCCGTCCAGAATCTGAATTTGTCGTTGGCCAAAGGCGGCGTCATCACCGGCAAAGTCCTGCACGGCACGCGGCCCGTGATTGGCGAACCGGTCACGCTGACGCCCGTGGACGCCACGGGCCAGTCCGTGCAGATGCGCTTGCCGAATGGCATCAGCTTTCGCACCGATGATCGCGGCATCTATCGCCTCTTCGGTTTACCCGCCGGGCGTTATCTGCTCAGCGTCGGGCGCGGCGAGGGCGGCTTTGGCGGCGGCGGCGGTCGTGGCGGCCCGAATGGCGGCGGCTCAAATAGCGGCAATGCCTGGCAACGCACTTACTATCCCGATGCGCTCGAAGCCGCCACCGCCAGCGCGGTCAGCGTCGAACCGGGGCAGGAATTGACCGGCATAGACATTCGCATGGCCGCGCGCAACACCTACGCCATCGTGGGCCGCGTGGTGGACGCCGAGACGGGCAACCCCCTGGCGGGCGTCTTGCTCGGGCACAGCAAAATGGCCAACCCGCGCGCCAATCGTCCCAATCCCAACAATCAAAATGGGCCGAACCAACCAAATCAACCAACCCAACAGGGCAATCGCGCCAATCAACAAGTCGTTGTCGAAGAGCTGACGGACGCGCCCAGCAATGAGGCGGGCGAATTTCGCATCGCCGGGCTGACGGCGGGCAGCTTCACGGTTTATGCCACGCGGGATCGCGCGACGGGCGCATCGGAGTTTTACAGCGATCCGGTACCCGTCGAAATCAGCTCGTCAGATGTCACGGGTGTCGAGATCAAATTGCTGCGCGGCGCGAGCATCACGGGCGTCGTCGCGTTTGAAAATGCGAACGAGTCGAAGGTGCAGGCGAATCTGCCGAACTTGCTGGTGCGCGCGTCTTCGCGTAGCAGTGGGCGCGGCGGCGGCGGCGGCGGGTTGTCGAATGATGCCGCGGCGCAGCTTGGGCCGGACGGAATTTTCCGGTTGTCCGGTTTGGTGCCGGGCTTGGTGACGTTGACGCTGGTGGATCGTGCTACGCCGGGGCTGACGATCTTGCGCATCGAACGCGACGGCGCCGATTTGCAAGCGGGTCTGCGCGTCGAAGCGGGCGAACAGGTCGCAGGCGTGCGCCTGATTGCGACGTATGGCAACAGTTCGATTCGCGGCATGGTGCAAGTGACCGGCGGTGTGTTGCCGCCGCAGTTGCGCCTATCCGTTTCGGCGCGGCGCGTGGATGCCAGCGCCAGCGTGCGTGATCGCGGCGGTCGCAATGCGCCGGTGGATGCGAGCGGGCGTTTTCAACTCGATCAACTGGTCGCCGGGACTTATGAACTGACCTTGCAAGGGGCAGGGCTGGGCCGCAACACGATTACGCCTGTGACCGTGACGGTCAGCAGCAGCGGCGTGCAAAGCGTCATCTTCCCGCTCGATCTCAAAACGCTGACCGCGCCACCAACGCGGGGCAACGCCAATGGTAGTGATCGGCAACCGCGAGGGATAAGGCAATGA